The DNA region ATTTAACTTTGCTGATGATACTAACTCACTTTTGATTGTTGATGAAGCACATTCAAGTGGAGTTTTAGGTGATAACTTACTTGGAATATTTGATTTTTATAAAATAAAACCAAATCAAAACCATATAAAAATGGGTACTTTAGGTAAAGCATATGGGAGTTATGGCGCATATATTTTAGCAAGTTCTCATATAATTGAATACTTACAAAATAGGGCTAAAGCAATTATTTATACAACTGCACCTTCACTTTTTGATATATCTTTAGCTTTACAATCTTTAAAATATATTTTAGCAAATCAAGAACTTATAAAATCTAAGATTCTTAAAAACTTAAATATAGTAAAAGATATTTTGAATATTAAATCAAATAGTCTAATTATTCCAATAAATATTGGTAATAATAAAAAAGTAATTGAAATTCAAACAAAATTAAAAGAAAAAGGCTTTTTAGTGGGTGCTATTAGACAACCAACAGTAAATAGTGCAATTATTAGATTAATTGCAAAAATTGATATTAAAGAAGATGATTTAATAGAAGTTTGCCAATTTTTAAAGGAAAATAGATGAATAAAATATTTTTATTAGTTACATTAGCACTTACATCTTATGCAAATGATACTATCATTCAACCAAAAAAATGTGAAATTATAAAACTTTCAAATTTCACAACATTGGTTTCTTGTAATAAACTTGATTATATTGTACAAACAAAAGAATCAAGAAGAGATGATGAAGATAATATGAAAAAAATCACTGTATTATCTGAAAAAGATAATAAAATCATTATAAATAAGTGAGGATAGATGAAAGAGTTAATAAAGGGTAATAAAAGATTCAGAGAAAAGAAATTTCCTCTTTTAAAAGAAAATGTCGAAAAATTAGTAAAAGAGGGACAAAAACCTGAAGTATTATTTATTGGTTGTTCTGATAGTAGAGTTACTCCTGACATAATGCTTGATATTAATCCTGGAGATATGTTTATTTTAAGAAATGTTGGAAACTTTGTTCCTCCTTTTAAATGTGATGAAGATTATCATGGTAGTGCAGCTGCTATTGAATATGCAGTATCTGTTTTAAATGTAAAACATATCATTGTTTGTGGACATTCTCATTGTGGTGCTTGTCAAAGTTTATATATTGATATTCCATTAGAAGAACAAAAAGTTGTTCATGTAAAAAAATGGCTAGAATTAGGGTATGAAGCAAAGAAAAAAACACTAAGTATTATAAAAAATAAAGACGATAAAGAAAAACTATATAGATTGACAGAAAAAATTTCTGTAACTTATCAACTTAAAAATCTATTAACTTATCCAGATGTTAAAAGAAGACTAGAAAATGGTAGTTTACAAATCCATGGATGGTATTATAAACTAGAAGATGGTACTATAGAGTGTTACGACCAAAAAGAAGAAAAATTTAAATTATTGGAAGAGTGTGAAGATGGAAAATGAGATAAGAATAATTCCCAAAAAAACAAAAATCTTAATAGCTGTCTTAGTAATCTTAATTTCAGTTATTTTTGCAATACTTACCTATTTAAAAGACCTAAGAATGGAAGAAATATTAAATTCATTAGGTTATAAAAATATTACTAATATACAAGTAATAAATAAAATGAGTGTTGAAAATAAAGAAACTAGAAAAAATGGAACACTATATAAAGTTTTATTTGATAATAAAGATACTAAAGAAGAGTGTATTGGCTTTGTACATAAAGATTCAGAAGGTCAATACTATGATGATTTTGATTGTAAAAAAAGTGAGTAGAAATGGACATAATAGAGAAATTAAATAATAATGAAAGATTAGAATTTGAAGATGCAGTAAAACTATATGATTTAGAACTTTTTGAACTTGCAGAGTATGCAAATAAAATAAGAGAAGAAAAACATGGTAAAAAAACATATTTTAATATCAATAGACATATAAATCCAACAAATGTATGTAAAGATGTATGCCAATTCTGTGCTTATAGTGCAAGCAGAAAAAATCCTAATCAATATACAATGACACATGAACAGATTTTAGATGTTGTTGAACACTCAAAACAAAATGAAATAAAAGAAGTACATATTGTATCAGCACATAATCCAAATACAGGATTGCAATGGTATTTAGATATATTCAAAAAAATAAAAGAAAAATATCCTTCAATTCATGTAAAAGCATTAACAGCAGCAGAAGTACATTTTCTAGCAACACAATATAATTTAACACATGAAGACATAATAAATAAAATGTTAGAGCATGGAGTTGATTCTATGCCAGGTGGAGGTGCTGAAATTTTTGATGAAAAAGTTAGAAAAAGAATCTGTGGTGGTAAAGTTACTTCAGATCAATGGCTTAATATTCATAGACTTTGGCATAAAAGTGGTAAAACAAGTAATGCAACTATGTTATTTGGACATATTGAATCAAGAGAAAATAGAATTGACCACATGTTAAGACTTAGAAAACTTCAAGATGAAACAGGTGGTTTTAATGCATTTATACCATTAGTTTATCAAACAAAAAACAATTATTTAAAAGTAAAAAAAGCTATTACTGGTCAAGAAATATTAAAAACTTATGCAATTGCTAGAATTTTATTAGATAATATCTCTAATATAAAAGCTTATTGGGCAACTTCAACTGTTAAATTAGCTTTAGTAGCACAAGAGTTTGGAGCAAATGACCTTGATGGAACTATTGAAAAAGAATCTATTCAAAGCGCAGCTGGTGCACAAAGTGCTCATGGAGTACAAGTTCAAGAGTTTGTAGATTATATTAAAAATACTGGATTTACACCAGTAGAAAGAGATTCTGTTTATAACGAATTAAAAACTTGGTAAATATAAAACTAGAAGTAATCTTCTAGTTTTATATTTTATAATTATTTTGGTTGATGAAACTGTAAAATAAAATCTATTTGAATTCCAGCTTCAGTATTTGTAAATGTTAAGGGATAAGATATATGAATTGAATATAATTCATTATTTAATCTATCAATAATATCAAAGAAAACTTTTGGATCTTTTACTACAATACTAACAGCATAATTAAATGTTATTACATCTGATTTAAAACTAGATTTAAAATTTATTTTAGTATCTTTAGGGAAAAGAGTTTCCAGTTGCTCTGTCACTCTAATTATTGGTATAAACTCGTCTGTAATATATGTTTCTTTATATATTTTCATTTTAGTTTCTACCTGTTTTGCTCCACTA from Malaciobacter molluscorum LMG 25693 includes:
- the mqnE gene encoding aminofutalosine synthase MqnE, which encodes MDIIEKLNNNERLEFEDAVKLYDLELFELAEYANKIREEKHGKKTYFNINRHINPTNVCKDVCQFCAYSASRKNPNQYTMTHEQILDVVEHSKQNEIKEVHIVSAHNPNTGLQWYLDIFKKIKEKYPSIHVKALTAAEVHFLATQYNLTHEDIINKMLEHGVDSMPGGGAEIFDEKVRKRICGGKVTSDQWLNIHRLWHKSGKTSNATMLFGHIESRENRIDHMLRLRKLQDETGGFNAFIPLVYQTKNNYLKVKKAITGQEILKTYAIARILLDNISNIKAYWATSTVKLALVAQEFGANDLDGTIEKESIQSAAGAQSAHGVQVQEFVDYIKNTGFTPVERDSVYNELKTW
- a CDS encoding aminotransferase class I/II-fold pyridoxal phosphate-dependent enzyme; amino-acid sequence: MYSKELNSIKKSNRLRTREIFDNSLVDLASNDYLGLTTNKQLFEDAYKRVLQENYTGPKSSQLVNGYNSIHKEFEKLLCKANKFEDAITVGSGFLANISMIEALVRKGDRLFIDEDYHASGILATKLLEKNQVILFDHNNIEDLKNKYKKFSSKKRNIIAIEGVYSMQGDLANKQIFNFADDTNSLLIVDEAHSSGVLGDNLLGIFDFYKIKPNQNHIKMGTLGKAYGSYGAYILASSHIIEYLQNRAKAIIYTTAPSLFDISLALQSLKYILANQELIKSKILKNLNIVKDILNIKSNSLIIPINIGNNKKVIEIQTKLKEKGFLVGAIRQPTVNSAIIRLIAKIDIKEDDLIEVCQFLKENR
- a CDS encoding carbonic anhydrase, which produces MKELIKGNKRFREKKFPLLKENVEKLVKEGQKPEVLFIGCSDSRVTPDIMLDINPGDMFILRNVGNFVPPFKCDEDYHGSAAAIEYAVSVLNVKHIIVCGHSHCGACQSLYIDIPLEEQKVVHVKKWLELGYEAKKKTLSIIKNKDDKEKLYRLTEKISVTYQLKNLLTYPDVKRRLENGSLQIHGWYYKLEDGTIECYDQKEEKFKLLEECEDGK